One segment of Paenibacillus rhizovicinus DNA contains the following:
- a CDS encoding glycosyltransferase family 4 protein, with translation MPVINMLSSAHKVKGQGVLSAYIEQVKLVETGLADTYRVKKNRWLPGAINHYHTIDFKFYLSLLSAKIFGATTVAYVHFVPETIEESLKLPPVIKKLFYAYMIRFYKSVDRIVVVNPYFIDVLKKYGIDDRKVTYIPNFVSEERFYRYSGEQIAALKIKHAVPDKAFVVLGVGQVQTRKGILDFIEVAKRLPHIRFIWAGGFSFGALTDGYKELKKIVEQPPGNVTFTGIIGRDEMNDLYNISDMMFLPSFSELFPMSILEALALRIPVLLRDLDLYPAILFDCYLKGGTIEDYVRMIESLQDKGEVYETWSDNAWHCHEYYSEQRVLGLWKQFYDSMGS, from the coding sequence ATGCCGGTCATCAATATGCTGTCCTCCGCCCACAAGGTGAAAGGACAAGGGGTCTTATCCGCTTATATCGAGCAAGTGAAGCTCGTCGAAACCGGGCTGGCGGATACGTACCGAGTCAAGAAGAACCGGTGGCTGCCAGGCGCGATCAATCACTACCATACGATCGACTTTAAGTTCTATCTCAGTTTGCTCTCTGCCAAAATATTCGGCGCGACGACGGTCGCATACGTTCATTTCGTGCCCGAAACGATAGAAGAAAGCTTGAAGCTTCCCCCGGTTATCAAGAAACTATTCTATGCCTACATGATCCGTTTCTATAAATCGGTCGACCGCATCGTCGTCGTGAATCCTTATTTTATCGATGTGCTGAAGAAATACGGGATCGACGACCGGAAAGTAACCTACATCCCGAACTTCGTGTCGGAGGAGCGTTTCTACCGTTACTCGGGCGAGCAGATCGCTGCTTTGAAAATCAAGCATGCCGTACCGGACAAGGCATTCGTCGTGCTTGGCGTCGGACAAGTGCAAACGAGGAAAGGCATTCTGGATTTTATCGAGGTTGCGAAGCGTCTTCCCCATATTCGGTTTATTTGGGCTGGCGGATTCTCGTTCGGGGCGCTCACGGATGGGTATAAAGAGCTGAAGAAAATCGTCGAGCAACCGCCCGGGAACGTGACGTTCACCGGCATCATCGGCCGGGACGAGATGAACGACTTATACAATATCAGCGATATGATGTTTCTGCCTTCGTTCAGCGAGCTGTTTCCGATGTCCATTCTCGAAGCGCTGGCGCTGCGAATTCCCGTCCTCTTACGGGATCTGGATCTATATCCGGCCATCTTGTTCGACTGCTATCTGAAAGGCGGCACCATCGAGGACTACGTTCGCATGATCGAGTCGCTGCAGGACAAAGGCGAGGTTTACGAGACCTGGAGCGACAACGCCTGGCATTGCCATGAATATTATTCCGAGCAGCGCGTCCTGGGGTTATGGAAGCAATTCTATGACAGCATGGGATCCTAG
- a CDS encoding sensor histidine kinase, with translation MAKTFRSFRFKMIKFSGLSLLFSGTITYLIYKSLSLYYHTTKLEDPSTRIRYFIRDIGDVNFFLIIFIPLSILFFFLLTKRYVQYFDAISLGINQLANGEFDKRVEIASQDEFEDIARDINLASEKLRLALERGDFAENSKEQLVLNLAHDLRTPLTSVLGYLDFILKGDQLTAEQINHFAMIAFTKSQRLEKLIDELFEITRLNYGKLAIVVNSIDLSELLEQLNEELYPVFEKNNLTARLNLAPHMMISGDGEALARVFENLLSNAVRYGSDGRFIDVHGAIEGDHAVIEIINYGDRIPSEELPHIFDVFYSGDRARAYREGGTGLGLFIAQNIVAQHQGEITAQSNSVRTLFEIKLPI, from the coding sequence ATGGCTAAAACGTTCCGAAGCTTTCGGTTCAAGATGATCAAGTTTTCCGGGTTGAGCTTATTGTTCTCTGGAACGATAACGTATTTGATCTACAAATCCCTATCGCTTTATTATCATACAACGAAACTTGAAGATCCTTCGACAAGAATCCGCTATTTCATCCGGGATATCGGTGACGTCAATTTTTTTCTCATTATTTTCATCCCGCTCTCGATCTTATTTTTCTTCCTGCTCACGAAGCGTTACGTTCAATATTTCGATGCGATTTCCTTGGGGATCAATCAACTTGCAAACGGCGAATTCGATAAGCGCGTCGAGATCGCTTCCCAAGATGAATTCGAAGACATTGCGAGAGACATCAATCTGGCAAGCGAAAAATTGCGGCTAGCTTTGGAGAGAGGGGATTTCGCGGAGAACAGCAAGGAACAATTGGTATTGAACTTGGCGCATGATTTGCGTACGCCGCTGACCTCCGTCTTAGGCTATTTGGATTTCATTCTTAAAGGCGATCAACTGACTGCGGAACAAATTAATCACTTCGCGATGATTGCATTCACGAAGTCCCAACGGTTGGAGAAACTGATCGACGAGCTGTTCGAGATCACTAGATTGAACTATGGCAAACTTGCCATCGTAGTTAATTCGATCGACTTAAGCGAGCTTCTCGAGCAGCTGAACGAGGAATTGTACCCCGTTTTCGAGAAAAACAACTTAACGGCCCGATTGAACTTGGCGCCGCATATGATGATTTCCGGAGACGGGGAGGCATTGGCGCGCGTATTCGAAAATCTGCTGTCGAATGCCGTCCGCTATGGAAGCGACGGCAGGTTTATCGATGTTCATGGCGCTATTGAAGGCGATCATGCGGTAATCGAAATCATTAATTATGGAGATCGCATTCCTTCGGAAGAGCTTCCTCATATATTCGATGTCTTTTATTCCGGAGATCGGGCTCGGGCTTACCGGGAGGGCGGTACCGGTCTTGGCCTGTTCATCGCGCAAAATATCGTGGCGCAGCATCAAGGTGAAATTACAGCTCAAAGCAATTCGGTTCGCACGCTCTTTGAAATCAAGCTGCCTATATAA
- a CDS encoding AtuA-related protein — protein MARVQLRQIAMARSGDKGNTVNIALFAPSDDVYEDLAREVTPERVKAHFHGLIEGEVVRYLLPRLRAMNFVCREALGGGGSATLRMDNLGKCYASNLMRLEIEIGDDSG, from the coding sequence ATGGCACGCGTACAGCTTCGGCAGATCGCCATGGCCCGGTCCGGCGATAAGGGCAACACCGTGAATATTGCGCTGTTTGCGCCAAGCGACGACGTATACGAGGACTTGGCGAGAGAAGTGACGCCCGAGCGGGTAAAGGCGCATTTTCACGGCCTCATTGAAGGAGAAGTCGTGCGTTATCTGCTGCCGCGGCTCCGCGCGATGAATTTCGTCTGCAGGGAGGCTCTTGGCGGAGGGGGTTCCGCGACGCTCCGCATGGATAACTTGGGCAAATGCTATGCGTCCAATCTCATGCGGCTGGAGATCGAAATCGGCGACGATTCCGGGTAA
- a CDS encoding acyl-CoA dehydrogenase family protein, giving the protein MNFELTAEQAMIQALLHDFADQEVAPGAVERDRTRTFPSDIIEKLAALGLMGLPFPEEYGGAGADTISFAIAVEELSRVCASTGITYSAHVSLGGAPLALFGTEEQKRRYLTPLCKGEYLGAFGLTEPDAGSDAGGTRTTAVQEGGRWVISGAKCFITNASYARNLALTAVTDRTQGTGGISAFIVPTDAQGFTVRNPYEKMGLHASNTTELVLDAVAVPQENLLGVEGNGFKQFLAVLDGGRIGIAAMAVGIAQGAYDKSLRYAKQRKQFGRTLSSMQAIQFKLADMAMNIEVARNMVFKAAWLKDQGRSFKKEAAIAKLFASEMCMNACSQAVQIHGGYGYMKEFEVERFMRDAKLLEIGEGTSEIQRMVIAAQIGC; this is encoded by the coding sequence ATGAATTTCGAATTAACGGCGGAGCAGGCGATGATCCAGGCGCTGCTTCATGATTTTGCCGATCAGGAGGTAGCGCCGGGAGCGGTCGAGCGGGACCGGACCCGTACGTTTCCTAGCGATATTATCGAGAAGCTCGCTGCGCTCGGCTTGATGGGGCTGCCCTTCCCCGAGGAATATGGGGGAGCGGGCGCGGATACGATCAGCTTCGCGATTGCGGTCGAAGAGCTGAGCCGGGTATGCGCCTCGACCGGGATTACGTATTCCGCGCATGTGTCGCTTGGCGGCGCGCCGCTTGCGCTGTTCGGCACGGAAGAGCAGAAGCGGCGCTATCTAACCCCGCTCTGCAAGGGCGAGTACTTGGGCGCTTTCGGCTTGACGGAGCCGGATGCCGGTTCGGATGCAGGCGGAACGCGGACGACGGCGGTGCAGGAAGGCGGTCGCTGGGTCATCAGCGGGGCCAAATGCTTCATCACGAACGCGAGCTATGCCCGCAATCTCGCGCTCACCGCCGTTACGGACCGGACGCAAGGCACGGGCGGCATCAGCGCTTTTATCGTACCGACGGACGCGCAGGGGTTCACGGTTCGGAACCCTTACGAGAAAATGGGACTTCACGCCTCGAATACGACCGAGCTCGTGCTCGATGCGGTCGCCGTCCCGCAGGAAAATCTGCTGGGCGTCGAGGGGAATGGCTTCAAGCAGTTTCTGGCCGTGCTGGACGGCGGCCGGATCGGCATCGCGGCGATGGCTGTCGGCATCGCGCAAGGCGCCTATGACAAGTCGCTTCGCTATGCGAAGCAGCGCAAGCAGTTCGGACGGACGCTCTCCTCGATGCAGGCGATCCAGTTCAAGCTTGCGGATATGGCGATGAACATCGAAGTGGCCCGCAACATGGTATTTAAGGCCGCATGGCTGAAAGACCAAGGGCGATCCTTCAAGAAAGAAGCGGCGATCGCCAAGCTGTTCGCTTCGGAGATGTGCATGAACGCGTGCAGCCAAGCGGTCCAGATTCACGGCGGCTACGGGTATATGAAGGAGTTCGAGGTCGAACGGTTCATGCGCGACGCGAAGCTGCTCGAGATCGGCGAAGGCACCTCGGAGATTCAGCGGATGGTCATTGCGGCCCAGATCGGATGTTAA
- a CDS encoding acyl-CoA carboxylase subunit beta, which yields MENGREAGNDRLQEEIKGIKQGGAAKYHAKNAEQGKLFVRDRLKLLLDPDFEIEDALFANCMEEGLPADGVVTVIGRIHGRTVGVIANDSTVKAGSWGARTVEKIIRMQESADKLRIPLLYLVDSAGARITDQALMYPGRRGAGRIFYNEVKLSGKVPQICILFGPSAAGGAYIPAFCDIVVMVEGHASMYLGSPRIVEMVTGEKATLEALGGAKMHCSVSGCGDVLAKSEEEAIALARAYLSYFPSNFTEKPPVREARAPADADRSLSELIPNDQYTPFDMYGFIDGLIDEHSFFEIKRLFAKEIITGLARLAGKPVGIIANQPKTKGGILFHDSADKAAKFIHLCDAFHIPLLFLADVPGFMVGTAVEQAGIIRHGAKMIAAVSEATVPKISVIVRKAYGAGLYAMAGPAFEPDCCLALPSAQIAVMGPEAAVNAVYANKIAELPEAERAQYIEGKREEYRRDIDLYQLAADMVIDGIVPAHGLRKELIKRFEAYASKSIVFTERKHPVYPV from the coding sequence ATGGAGAACGGACGCGAAGCCGGGAATGACCGGCTGCAGGAAGAGATCAAGGGGATCAAGCAGGGCGGCGCCGCCAAATATCACGCGAAGAATGCGGAGCAGGGCAAGCTGTTCGTTCGCGACCGGCTGAAGCTGCTGCTCGATCCGGATTTTGAAATCGAGGATGCTTTGTTCGCGAATTGCATGGAAGAAGGGCTGCCCGCCGACGGCGTCGTCACGGTGATCGGCCGGATTCACGGCAGGACTGTAGGCGTCATCGCCAACGATTCCACCGTCAAAGCCGGCTCATGGGGCGCCCGTACCGTCGAGAAAATCATCCGCATGCAGGAATCCGCCGATAAACTGCGTATCCCGCTGCTGTACCTCGTCGACTCGGCGGGGGCGCGGATTACGGATCAGGCGCTCATGTATCCCGGACGCCGCGGAGCGGGGCGAATCTTCTACAACGAAGTGAAGCTGTCGGGCAAAGTGCCGCAGATCTGCATCCTGTTCGGTCCGTCGGCGGCGGGCGGCGCGTACATTCCGGCCTTTTGCGATATCGTCGTCATGGTGGAGGGCCATGCATCGATGTACCTCGGCTCCCCGCGCATCGTGGAGATGGTAACGGGCGAGAAGGCCACGCTGGAAGCGCTCGGCGGAGCCAAAATGCATTGTTCCGTCTCCGGCTGCGGGGACGTGCTGGCGAAGAGCGAGGAAGAAGCGATTGCGCTCGCCCGGGCATACCTCTCCTATTTCCCCTCGAATTTCACCGAGAAGCCGCCCGTCCGGGAAGCCCGGGCGCCTGCGGACGCCGACCGTTCGCTGAGCGAATTGATTCCGAACGATCAATATACGCCGTTCGATATGTACGGCTTCATAGACGGACTGATCGACGAGCACTCCTTCTTCGAAATCAAGCGGCTCTTCGCCAAAGAAATCATTACCGGACTGGCGAGGCTCGCCGGCAAGCCGGTCGGAATCATCGCCAACCAGCCGAAGACGAAAGGCGGCATCCTGTTCCACGATTCCGCCGATAAAGCGGCCAAATTCATTCACTTATGCGACGCTTTTCACATTCCGCTGCTGTTCCTGGCGGACGTCCCGGGGTTCATGGTCGGCACGGCGGTCGAGCAGGCGGGCATCATCCGGCATGGCGCCAAAATGATCGCGGCCGTGTCCGAAGCGACGGTGCCCAAGATTAGCGTCATCGTCCGCAAAGCCTACGGAGCCGGACTCTACGCAATGGCCGGACCGGCGTTCGAGCCGGACTGCTGCCTCGCGCTGCCATCGGCGCAAATCGCCGTCATGGGGCCCGAAGCGGCAGTGAACGCGGTATACGCGAACAAGATCGCCGAGCTGCCGGAAGCGGAGCGCGCCCAGTATATCGAAGGCAAACGGGAGGAGTACCGCAGAGATATCGACTTGTACCAGCTCGCGGCGGACATGGTCATCGACGGAATCGTTCCCGCGCATGGCTTGCGCAAGGAATTGATCAAACGGTTTGAGGCGTATGCGTCGAAAAGCATCGTTTTCACGGAACGGAAGCATCCGGTATATCCGGTTTGA
- a CDS encoding M15 family metallopeptidase: protein MKKWVFGFVVVLLLIGYGAAQHKPKVVIAELPKVVIEEPSKVNHPVQGGTPQKNGHTIAVTKAQIYKGDLLLVNKEHPIPSGGEESEEASLSRHGELVQGFALLDNSIRLSPSLVKKFATMIGAAANDGVNHFIISSGYRDEEKQDELYQQMGPDYALPAGYSEHNLGLSLDIGSSIAEMNRAPEGKWLKNNAWSYGFILRYPVDKTAITGIQFEPWHFRYVGLPHSLIMQAKNMVLEEYLDYLKKKKTITATVNHQTYEIHYYPVSNNTTITVPENGRYEISGNNTDGVIVTVLRDQDA, encoded by the coding sequence ATGAAAAAGTGGGTTTTTGGGTTTGTTGTCGTACTGTTACTGATCGGTTATGGAGCTGCGCAGCATAAACCGAAAGTCGTTATTGCAGAGTTGCCGAAAGTCGTTATCGAAGAACCGTCGAAAGTGAATCATCCCGTTCAAGGGGGGACGCCTCAAAAGAACGGACATACGATTGCCGTAACAAAAGCCCAGATTTACAAAGGCGATTTATTATTGGTAAATAAGGAGCATCCCATACCTTCAGGGGGAGAAGAGTCCGAAGAGGCCAGCCTGTCTCGGCATGGAGAACTGGTGCAAGGATTCGCGTTGCTGGATAATTCCATTCGGTTGTCGCCGAGCTTGGTCAAGAAATTCGCTACCATGATTGGAGCCGCGGCGAACGATGGGGTGAACCACTTTATCATCAGCAGCGGGTATCGGGACGAAGAAAAACAAGATGAGCTTTATCAACAAATGGGACCTGATTATGCGTTGCCTGCGGGCTACAGCGAACATAATTTGGGTTTATCGCTCGATATAGGATCTTCGATAGCTGAAATGAATCGGGCGCCAGAAGGAAAATGGCTGAAAAATAACGCATGGAGCTACGGGTTTATCTTGCGTTATCCCGTGGATAAAACGGCAATCACAGGGATTCAATTCGAGCCTTGGCATTTTCGTTATGTGGGATTGCCGCACAGCTTGATTATGCAAGCGAAAAATATGGTCTTGGAAGAATACTTGGATTACTTGAAAAAGAAGAAGACCATTACGGCGACTGTAAATCATCAAACCTATGAGATTCATTACTATCCCGTCAGCAATAACACGACGATCACGGTGCCAGAGAATGGCCGCTACGAGATCTCGGGCAACAATACGGACGGCGTCATTGTGACCGTGCTTCGCGATCAGGACGCATGA
- a CDS encoding enoyl-CoA hydratase-related protein: protein MAEKLVQWKRQGHIGRIRLSRPESMNALNGAMLDELRAIIDETRNNTRGIRVVIIEGEGRAFSAGADLKERLANGELNQIRQSLSRIKAVFAALERLPQPTIAAINGYAFGGGLELALACDFRYAVRGAMLGLTEAGLGIIPGAGGTQRLPRLIGPARAKELILTARRITADQALEWGIVNGVADDLGHLSDMCTMLADEILANAPLAVYQAKAAIHAGMDADLTTALTIETEAYELLLPTKDRLEALEAFREKRPPRFKGE from the coding sequence GTGGCGGAGAAGCTGGTGCAGTGGAAGCGGCAGGGCCATATCGGAAGGATACGTCTGAGCCGTCCGGAGAGCATGAATGCGCTCAATGGGGCCATGCTTGACGAGCTGAGGGCCATTATCGATGAAACCAGGAATAACACGCGCGGCATCCGCGTGGTTATCATCGAAGGCGAGGGGCGAGCGTTCAGCGCAGGCGCGGATTTGAAGGAACGGCTGGCGAACGGCGAGCTGAATCAAATCCGTCAGAGCCTGTCGCGAATCAAAGCCGTGTTCGCCGCGCTCGAACGGCTGCCCCAGCCGACGATCGCGGCAATTAACGGGTATGCGTTCGGCGGGGGCCTTGAGCTCGCGCTGGCCTGCGATTTTCGCTATGCCGTCAGGGGGGCCATGCTCGGCCTGACGGAAGCGGGCCTGGGCATTATTCCCGGTGCTGGCGGAACGCAGCGCCTGCCGCGATTAATCGGCCCGGCTCGGGCGAAGGAGCTCATCTTGACGGCGCGGCGTATCACCGCGGATCAAGCGTTGGAATGGGGCATCGTCAATGGCGTCGCGGACGACTTGGGTCATCTGTCGGACATGTGCACGATGCTGGCGGATGAAATATTGGCGAATGCGCCGCTTGCCGTATACCAGGCGAAAGCCGCGATCCATGCCGGCATGGATGCCGATCTGACGACGGCGCTGACGATCGAAACAGAGGCCTACGAATTACTGCTGCCGACGAAGGATCGGCTGGAGGCGCTGGAAGCGTTTCGCGAGAAGCGGCCGCCTCGGTTCAAAGGGGAGTAG
- a CDS encoding acyclic terpene utilization AtuA family protein — protein MKTIRIGAGQGFYGDSIMPAVETAKRGNVQYLCFDSLAELTLAILQKDRRRDPAKGYASDIARQMKELLPIAHANGIRIITNAGGMNPAGALREVKRVAQELGLRGLKLAVVTGDDVKSELDAFRDQGAALAHLEDGSDIASIRERIVFANAYLGSKPLVEALRLGADVVITGRVTDSALFLAPYIYEFDIGPKDWHRLAQGVLMGHLLECSGQAAGGNFSGDWQSVAELENIGFPIAEIQEDGAFTLTKTEETGGLVSVDTVREQLLYEIHDPFAYVTPDVVLNVTEVQLEELGTNRVRVTGARGTKRPDTFKIVMGYSDGWLGQAIWGYSWPDALAKARTADRIIRKQIEQAGLQFDEIRTDFIGYNSLHGALAAQPTEEPNEIYVRLAARTNSREDAAKLGRLVPPLMLSGPPAMGAFLGMMKPRELLGMWSCLVPRELVERGVQVTLTEV, from the coding sequence ATGAAAACGATACGCATTGGAGCAGGGCAAGGCTTTTATGGCGATTCGATCATGCCTGCCGTTGAAACGGCCAAACGAGGCAATGTGCAGTATCTCTGTTTCGATAGCCTGGCGGAATTGACGCTGGCGATCCTGCAGAAAGACAGGCGGAGAGATCCAGCCAAAGGGTATGCGTCCGACATTGCAAGGCAGATGAAGGAGCTGCTTCCGATCGCCCATGCGAACGGCATTCGAATCATAACCAATGCCGGCGGCATGAATCCGGCCGGAGCGCTGCGGGAAGTGAAGCGGGTCGCGCAGGAGCTGGGGCTGCGGGGACTGAAGCTCGCTGTCGTCACGGGCGACGACGTGAAATCGGAGCTCGATGCGTTCCGCGATCAAGGCGCCGCGCTGGCCCATCTTGAAGATGGCAGCGATATCGCAAGCATCCGGGAGCGGATTGTTTTCGCCAACGCCTATCTAGGCTCCAAACCGCTCGTCGAAGCGCTTCGTCTAGGCGCGGATGTCGTCATTACGGGCCGCGTGACGGATTCGGCGTTGTTTCTGGCTCCCTATATTTACGAGTTCGATATCGGTCCGAAGGATTGGCATCGACTTGCGCAGGGCGTGCTGATGGGCCATCTGCTGGAATGCTCCGGGCAGGCGGCGGGCGGCAATTTCAGCGGGGATTGGCAGTCGGTCGCGGAGCTGGAGAACATCGGGTTTCCGATTGCCGAGATTCAAGAAGACGGTGCATTCACCTTGACGAAGACGGAAGAAACCGGCGGACTCGTATCCGTCGATACGGTGCGCGAGCAGCTGCTCTACGAGATTCATGATCCGTTCGCGTACGTGACGCCGGATGTCGTGTTGAACGTCACGGAGGTTCAGCTGGAAGAGCTGGGCACCAACCGGGTAAGAGTAACCGGAGCACGCGGAACGAAACGTCCGGATACGTTCAAAATCGTCATGGGGTATTCCGACGGCTGGCTCGGGCAGGCGATCTGGGGGTATTCGTGGCCGGACGCGCTGGCGAAAGCGCGGACCGCCGACCGTATTATTCGAAAGCAGATCGAGCAGGCCGGGCTGCAGTTCGATGAAATCCGCACGGATTTCATCGGCTACAACTCTCTGCATGGCGCATTAGCGGCGCAGCCGACGGAAGAGCCCAATGAAATCTATGTGCGGCTGGCCGCGCGTACGAATAGCAGGGAGGACGCCGCCAAGCTCGGACGGCTCGTTCCGCCGCTGATGCTGAGCGGTCCGCCGGCGATGGGGGCATTCCTCGGGATGATGAAGCCGCGCGAGCTGCTCGGCATGTGGTCCTGTCTCGTTCCGCGCGAGCTCGTCGAGCGCGGCGTCCAAGTTACCTTGACGGAGGTGTAA